From Medicago truncatula cultivar Jemalong A17 chromosome 7, MtrunA17r5.0-ANR, whole genome shotgun sequence, a single genomic window includes:
- the LOC25498291 gene encoding mediator of RNA polymerase II transcription subunit 33A isoform X2 — protein sequence MFHTEKWCLADEIFSVLCRKTIQPGSLAEIEKIYEIAIYGSDEEKISAATILGWRNAQLSQEYSHNVCEPGVALVEFVFSILRQLLEATLDDEGLLDHLARWLSISHDMDIDEHVRINEMTTEQKEVMRRKNTTLAIEIIVNFLQNKMTSRLLSLVHRNMPSYWRSFKHQMQLIASKSSILKNLTHINADTLLSAMENIHGVVSCNAKSVIPAGSQVAFDGALPIDLILEDALDGGHVATFSAIEMITVGNLRHLIVEACIARNLLDTSAYYWPGYVNACSNQIPASISNQVDGWSSLMKGSKLTPTLADFLAATPASSLAEIEKIYEIAIYGSDEEKISAATIMCGASLARGWNAQVITWTDPKILNSGGMTKNV from the exons ATGTTCCACACTGAGAAGTGGTGCTTAGCTGATGAGATATTTTCAGTCCTTTGCAGGAAAACTATCCAACCTGGAAg CTTGGCGGAGATCGAAAAGATCTACGAGATTGCAATATATGGTTCAGATGAAGAGAAGATTTCTGCCGCTACCATTCTGGGATGGAGGAATGCACAG CTTTCGCAAGAATACAGCCACAATGTGTGTGAACCGGGAGTTGCTCTTGTTGAATTTGTCTTCTCAATTTTAAGGCAGTTACTTGAAGCAACTTTGGATGATGAAGGGTTATTAGATCATCTTGCAAGATGGCTAAGCATATCACATGATATGGATATCGATGAGCATGTAAGAATCAATGAAATGACAACCGAGCAGAAGGAGGTGATGCGGAGGAAAAACACAACTCTAGCTATTGAGATCATTGtgaattttcttcaaaataaaatgacatcAAGGCTTCTTTCCTTAGTTCATCGAAACAT GCCATCATACTGGAGATCATTCAAACATCAAATGCAGCTAATTGcatcaaaatcttcaattttGAAGAATTTGACACATATTAATGCAGACACCCTTTTATCTGCGATGGAAAATATCCACGGGGTTGTATCATGCAATGCAAAATCAGTCATACCTGCTGGTTCTCAAGTAGCTTTTGATGGAGCGCTTCCAATTGATCTTATACTTGAAGATGCTTTGGACGGAGGGCATGTAGCAACTTTCAGCGCAATTGAAATGATTACTG TTGGCAACTTACGACATCTAATTGTGGAGGCATGTATTGCCAGAAATCTTCTAGACACATCGGCTTATTATTGGCCTGGCTATGTGAATGCCTGCAGCAATCAAATTCCTGCCAGCATTTCTAACCAGGTGGATGGCTGGTCTTCATTGATGAAGGGGTCAAAGTTAACACCTACATTAGCTGATTTCTTAGCAGCAACTCCTGCTTCCAG CTTAGCGGAGATCGAAAAGATCTACGAGATTGCAATATATGGTTCAGATGAAGAGAAGATTTCTGCCGCTACTATTATGTGCGGTGCATCTCTAGCACGTGGATGGAATGCACAGGTAATCACGTGGACGGATCCAAAAATTTTGAATAGTGGGGGCATGACcaaaaatgtataa
- the LOC25498291 gene encoding mediator of RNA polymerase II transcription subunit 33A isoform X1 codes for MRYFQSFAGKLSNLEAWRRSKRSTRLQYMVQMKRRFLPLPFWDGGMHRIMESIDNVLQLSQEYSHNVCEPGVALVEFVFSILRQLLEATLDDEGLLDHLARWLSISHDMDIDEHVRINEMTTEQKEVMRRKNTTLAIEIIVNFLQNKMTSRLLSLVHRNMPSYWRSFKHQMQLIASKSSILKNLTHINADTLLSAMENIHGVVSCNAKSVIPAGSQVAFDGALPIDLILEDALDGGHVATFSAIEMITVGNLRHLIVEACIARNLLDTSAYYWPGYVNACSNQIPASISNQVDGWSSLMKGSKLTPTLADFLAATPASSLAEIEKIYEIAIYGSDEEKISAATIMCGASLARGWNAQVITWTDPKILNSGGMTKNV; via the exons ATGAGATATTTTCAGTCCTTTGCAGGAAAACTATCCAACCTGGAAg CTTGGCGGAGATCGAAAAGATCTACGAGATTGCAATATATGGTTCAGATGAAGAGAAGATTTCTGCCGCTACCATTCTGGGATGGAGGAATGCACAG GATAATGGAATCAATTGATAATGTTCTTCAGCTTTCGCAAGAATACAGCCACAATGTGTGTGAACCGGGAGTTGCTCTTGTTGAATTTGTCTTCTCAATTTTAAGGCAGTTACTTGAAGCAACTTTGGATGATGAAGGGTTATTAGATCATCTTGCAAGATGGCTAAGCATATCACATGATATGGATATCGATGAGCATGTAAGAATCAATGAAATGACAACCGAGCAGAAGGAGGTGATGCGGAGGAAAAACACAACTCTAGCTATTGAGATCATTGtgaattttcttcaaaataaaatgacatcAAGGCTTCTTTCCTTAGTTCATCGAAACAT GCCATCATACTGGAGATCATTCAAACATCAAATGCAGCTAATTGcatcaaaatcttcaattttGAAGAATTTGACACATATTAATGCAGACACCCTTTTATCTGCGATGGAAAATATCCACGGGGTTGTATCATGCAATGCAAAATCAGTCATACCTGCTGGTTCTCAAGTAGCTTTTGATGGAGCGCTTCCAATTGATCTTATACTTGAAGATGCTTTGGACGGAGGGCATGTAGCAACTTTCAGCGCAATTGAAATGATTACTG TTGGCAACTTACGACATCTAATTGTGGAGGCATGTATTGCCAGAAATCTTCTAGACACATCGGCTTATTATTGGCCTGGCTATGTGAATGCCTGCAGCAATCAAATTCCTGCCAGCATTTCTAACCAGGTGGATGGCTGGTCTTCATTGATGAAGGGGTCAAAGTTAACACCTACATTAGCTGATTTCTTAGCAGCAACTCCTGCTTCCAG CTTAGCGGAGATCGAAAAGATCTACGAGATTGCAATATATGGTTCAGATGAAGAGAAGATTTCTGCCGCTACTATTATGTGCGGTGCATCTCTAGCACGTGGATGGAATGCACAGGTAATCACGTGGACGGATCCAAAAATTTTGAATAGTGGGGGCATGACcaaaaatgtataa
- the LOC25498292 gene encoding ER lumen protein-retaining receptor produces MNIFRLAGDMTHLASVLVLLLKIHTIKSCAGVSLKTQELYALVFAARYLDIFTNYVSLYNTVMKLIFLGSSFSIVWYMRYHKIVRRSYDKDQDTFRHYFLVLPCLLLALLINEKFTFKEVMWTFSLYLEAVAILPQLVLLQRTRNIDNLTGQYVFLLGGYRALYILNWVYRYFTEPHFVHWITWVSGLVQTLLYADFFYYYFQSWKNNQKLHLPA; encoded by the exons ATGAATATTTTCAGATTAGCTGGTGATATGACCCATTTGGCCAGCGTCCTTGTTCTTCTTCTCAAGATCCATACCATCAAATCATGCGCTG GTGTCTCATTGAAAACTCAAGAACTCTATGCACTTGTTTTCGCTGCTCGCTACTTAGATATCTTTACGAATTACGTGTCTCTATATAATACTGTTATGAAGTTGATATTCTTGGGAAGCTCATTTTCTATTGTATGGTACATGAGGTACCACAAAATTGTTCGCAGATCATATGACAAAGATCAGGACACCTTCCGTCACTATTTTCTAGTATTGCCCTGCTTATTGTTGGCCCTACTTATCAATGAGAAATTCACATTTAAGGAG GTGATGTGGACATTTTCCCTGTATTTGGAAGCCGTTgccatacttcctcaactggtACTGCTACAGAGAACTAGAAACATTGACAATTTGACAGGACAATATGTCTTTCTTCTCGG TGGGTACAGAGCACTATACATTCTCAACTGGGTCTATCGCTACTTTACCGAGCCCCACTTTGTCCATTGGATAA CATGGGTTTCTGGGCTTGTTCAAACACTGCTATATGCTGACTTCTTCTACTACTATTTCCAAAG TTGGAAGAACAACCAGAAGCTTCATTTGCCAGCATGA
- the LOC25498293 gene encoding 1-aminocyclopropane-1-carboxylate oxidase homolog 1: protein MVVKNSNQVEKSTNSTYDRYNEVKAFDDSKAGVRGLVESGVSKIPQMFHNEMLDIATKSICDSKLNIPIIDLKGIDINPTLREEVIGKIRSACHEWGFFQVINHEIPINVLDEMIHGIRNFHEQDVNVRKEFYTRDLREKVVYFSNTTLFTSQAADWRDTVGFVVAPDPFKPEEIPPICRDIVIEYSQKISDLGFRIFELLSEAVGLDPSYLKELKCAEGIYIMGHYFPPCPEPELTMGVGKHTDGNFMTLLLQDQIGGLEVLHENSWVKVPPTHGALVVNVGDLLQLITNDKFVSVHHRVLSPNIGPRISVATFFLSSRDPIEGASKVFGPIKELISEANPPIYKDITIQDFLSYFHAKGLDGSSSLEPFKL, encoded by the exons ATGGTGGTAAAAAACTCAAACCAAGTAGAAAAATCCACTAATTCCACTTATGATAGATACAATGAAGTGAAAGCTTTTGATGATTCAAAAGCTGGTGTGAGAGGTTTGGTGGAGTCCGGAGTGTCGAAGATCCCACAGATGTTCCATAATGAGATGTTGGACATTGCTACAAAGTCAATTTGTGACTCTAAGTTGAATATTCCCATCATTGACCTCAAAGGTATAGACATCAATCCAACTCTGCGTGAAGAGGTAATTGGCAAAATTCGAAGTGCATGTCATGAGTGGGGATTTTTTCAGGTGATTAATCATGAAATTCCCATCAATGTATTGGATGAGATGATTCATGGAATCCGTAACTTTCATGAACAAGATGTTAATGTTAGAAAAGAGTTTTATACGCGTGATTTAAGGGAAAAAGTTGTGTATTTCTCCAATACAACCTTATTTACTAGTCAAGCTGCTGATTGGAGAGATACAGTTGGATTCGTTGTTGCTCCTGATCCATTCAAACCAGAAGAAATACCACCAATATGCAG AGATATTGTGATTGAATATTCACAGAAAATAAGTGATTTAGGTTTCAGAATCTTTGAGTTGTTGTCAGAGGCAGTAGGACTTGATCCTTCTTACTTAAAAGAGTTGAAGTGTGCTGAAGGAATCTATATTATGGGTCACTACTTTCCGCCATGCCCTGAACCTGAATTAACTATGGGTGTTGGAAAACATACTGATGGTAACTTCATGACCTTACTTTTACAGGACCAAATTGGTGGTCTTGAAGTTCTTCATGAGAATAGTTGGGTTAAGGTTCCTCCAACACACGGAGCTCTTGTTGTAAACGTAGGAGATCTACTTCAG CTTATCACAAATGACAAGTTTGTAAGTGTTCATCACCGAGTCTTATCACCAAACATAGGCCCAAGAATTTCTGTAGCAACATTCTTTCTGAGTTCTCGTGACCCAATTGAAGGTGCATCAAAAGTTTTTGGTCCTATTAAGGAGCTGATTTCAGAAGCAAACCCACCAATCTACAAAGACATTACAATACAAGATTTCTTATCATATTTTCATGCAAAAGGCCTTGATGGGAGTTCTTCCTTAGAGCCTTTCAAGTTGTGA